GCTTGcactttattatatatttctgtGGCAACATATTTAACAAGCTGGTCGGAACATGCCAATAGATATCTGCATGTAGCTTACTCCCCCATGTGATCAAGCTTTAGCCTGATTTTTTATAACACCATTTTGTTCCCGATAATGAAGACTTGTCAAACGAAAACATTTACCGGAATGTGCATTGGTCAAGTACGTGCAACCAACCTGAATTTTTCATGGAGAATGGAATTAATTGATGATTAGGtcaaaacttttgtaatatCACGGTAAATTTTTtggcatttaatatttttagtaaaaaatttaTGCTATAGAAGATAGTCGAAACTTGAAACACATGTCAAGAAACGATTTGGTTTTCATTGATATGATCATATGAAACACTCTAATTTAAAAATCCATCTaatatgtgtttatatattcGTGCCTAAGATTCGTAGCGattggaaagaaaacaaaaaaaagtctggTACGTAATATATACGAGGCATGAGGTTATTTATATTGGAGGCAGCGAATCTAATTTGACTAAACTATAGAGAGATCCTATAAGTTTTCCCGGTCCACAAATATGCACCAGTACTTGATTATTAGAACCTTTATACAATGTTAGTTTATAGTTATGCAAAGAGAAACCATAACAAAGCAAGCGTGAATCCAAACGCATTCTTCAGAGTTGTAAATAAATTGACAAGTAGCAGTTGAAAAATACACGGAATCTAATCTCTAAATCCTGACCGAATAAATGGATCGGATCCGTTGCACCGATGGGTTACAAAGATAAACCTATTATAATTGATCCCAACtttattctcttgtttttttttgatgttttctttacTAGCCAAGGTCCATGAGCGCAGTGTTTCTCAGATTCCCTACGAGTTATGAGTGACCTTACACCTTACGTGAACGGAAGGGTCATTTTTCTCaagaattaaattatatttctgCTTGCTAATTCTAGTCTGAAATATGTATGTCCAACCTCCAACCGTCTAACGTGCGAGTGTGAGAGGAAACAAACTACACTGGATCAGATTAGTAACATAAATAGTGGTAAGAAAAACTTCTAAAGGAAGAAAGCCATAAATGATAGCATAATAACTACTAATATAAAAGTAAGAAATGTCAATCTAAAATAAACCATGATActgttttttttggcagattctAGCTACAAgtgaaaaaatcttaaataatttatGTACTCATAGAAAACGAATAGTGGAAGATATTTCTCAAGCCCCAAAACATATGTAATGTCCAATCAAACTagtgaagattttttttaatatgttaagaACTTAAAAGTCAgtatttttaagtaaaaaatgataaaaattagTGCAATAGTAGTATTCAAGATAATAGATACGCCGTTGGAataaaatcttcttttcttgaatGTGTTGTTAACTTAAGCCAACCATTTGATTCTTCTCTTTACTGCagctaatattaattttaaacaaccaatgcAATAACCATAaatttctttttgatattttactcTTGAtaatttttcattgtttaaGTCTCCATATTCGATATAAGGTCATGATGTCATTTTCTCGTAAGATcacttaaagaaagaaaaaaaccgatGACGATCTAGTAGTTGAGACATGCATATCTGTAAAACGAATATTCCTTTATTCTTATTCATCGAGGTGGCGATTATGACTAAACGAGTGATTAACTATAATTgcccaaaaaaatgaaatgggCAAAAGTAATAATTACAGCAAAAGTAGtagaaaaatattgtttgttGTGAAATGAATTCAATTGCACCACTAATTAAGCAATTAACAATACAATAATCATATTCCCATCCGTGCGTTCCCATCCACTTTAAATAATCATATTCCCAACCAACAATTTGAAGCAAACGGTCCTCTACTTTTTATTGTTCGTTTTCTCTTTAACTATATTCTAAtcatgtttattaattattatctgTAAAAACTACCTTTGTGCGTTGAAGTATATTTACAACTTGAGAGTAAAATGTACATTTGACATCACTCATCTTGAGTTAactatattacatattattatcattttgcCAAAAAGTTAACTATATACATATGGTTATAGTTGTGGAaacctttgtttatttttttaacaagaagTCAACaagtatatacagtatatttggttaaaacaaaacattatgaaAATTAACTGGACCAGCTTCAATAGGAGAGAACAGAGATGTCCTTTTGTAATCGAGCAGCGTCTGAAATTAATACGGTCTACGCGTGTTTATTTGTGGTTCGCCCAATACAGCATGGCCATTGCCTTCCCTCTGACGTGTCGGAGCAACTTATACGTCgtctttttcattaattttcgcatatatatttttatttgattttttttttcacgttttattattatgttgttgATGTcactaaaacatataaaacattgTTAAttgtttgataataattttatgtacCTTCCGAATGACAAAATAATAGGCGGTGCCGAAGAAGTTGATCATGAGAAATAAACCGCgtaaatatgattttaatgggAAGTAGAAAAAATTAAGCGGATCATGTAAATCATATATGATCACTATAAAAAACGATATCGAAATTCGGAATAAGTTATGTAGTGtaatggtaatatatatatatatatatatagttttcactATTTACTTGtgtaaaaatgttttattaagtAATATGATGAAATTGACTCGTATAAATGTTTTTTCGAagtaacataaaataaaagCCACACATGATTTGGTGGGGTTAAACATGATTTtcttcatgaatttttttcCGCTTTCTATGTTCTTTAGTATCATACTCGtattattaaaactttttggttttatataatgTAAACTTAAATCAACGTAGAGTATTTTTTGATGTTCGTGTTTAATGACGATGGACTTCTAAAGAATACATACAATAATTTTGATTCGCACTAATACAAAACTATTATAGTTTCATAATATGCAAAACAAAACTCAGTAGTTTCATTAGAGcgtgaagagaaggaagaagcaagAAAGAGAAGTTGAATTAaaacgtgaaaaaaaaaaaaaaaaagactcgcTCGCATAGCAAAAAAGTTCTTCTCTGATTAACCCATAAAACGTACGTTCGATGATGAGTTGGCAAAAATCTCTGCCGGTACATTCACGAGCCAACACGTTCGCCTGCCACGTTCCAGACACAAGCTATAAAGTAACGGTACCGTCAAATCTAACAAAACTATTCGTAACGGAAAttaaaacaacaacatcatctttTTGGCTTCCGCGCCTTATTATGGTAAAGAAGCTACTTCTGCCTGATTTTTGACTAGcctctttctctttgtagtgaaaacaaaaaaaaactctactgATAAGACATGTAATTCACTAGTGTtagctatttaaaaaaaaatcagaaccaGTATGTCATTAACGGTCCAGATTCGTTCGTTTGTCACAATAATTGTTGACCATATacgtttctttaaaaaaaactcaagaaacaaaaaaacggcAAACAGTTTGTAAGTGAAGAGATGAAACGACACGGAGTTTGAAATAAAGATGATAAGGAAGGAAGACAAAAAGGccaagaggaagagaagggaGAGCGGTTTCGTAACTGAAACTGAAGAAAAGCTAAAGAGCAAAACccggaaaaaaataaaaataaagagaagaagagaatttaatttatctttatcACAATTTTGTGCTTTTGGTAATGAATTTATTATGTGTTCAGTAATGAATTGAATACAGACATAACCGTCGTGTCTCTCGTTAGAGAAATGAGAgttcttttgttggtttttttactTAAGCTTCCTTCTTCTTACCCTTCTTTGATGactctcttgtcttcttcttgtttgtttcttctttcatgGGTTAATTAATAACAGCGCTCTCTGAgtctttcgtttcttttttttttcttcctttgaaGCTCGATTCTTTTAGTTTCTTCCCGTTGCTTGCTGTGTATCTTTTTACTTTGTTCATGTGAGAGTTTGTTCGATGGCAAATGTAGTAGTGGATGCTGATTTCAGAAGATCAGGTGAGTTCAATTTTGACTTCAATTGTCccaagtttgagttttttttcttcttcttctagcatTGTCTTGTCTTtgtgggaaagaaaaaaaaaagtcaacattTTTTAGTTCTTTCACATCCGTGGGTTTGTTGTTAGCGAGCTAAACAACTTAGACCCActtctaatttttcttataaagcTTCGAATTTTGCTTTTGAAAttgaaaggtttgatttttttttttttgttttctcttgggAATTTTTTAGGGTCTAATGAAGATGATCAATTGTACACGGAGCTATGGAAAGCTTGTGCAGGGCCACTTGTTGAAGTTCCTCGTTATGGTGAAAGAGTTTTCTACTTTCCTCAAGGTCACATGGAACAAGTATGTTTAGTAGCCCTAAAATGATCCAACTCTCAAAaatttgtttctcaattttaagaattgaatgttttttttattatgtaacaGTTGGTGGCTTCGACTAATCAAGGAGTCGTTGATCAAGAGATACCAGTTTTTGATCTTCCTCCGAAGATACTCTGCCGTGTTCTTAGTGTTGTGTTGAAAGCAGAGCATGAGACTGATGAGGTTTACGCTCAGATCACATTACACCCTGAAGAAGATGTAAGTCAAAAACTAagaatttttttggaattaataTGTTATCAATTCAgtcagtttgatttttttggtttttgatttgcaGCAAAGTGAACCAACAAGCCTTGATCCACCTGTAGTCGAACCAGCTAAACCAAAGGTTGATTCGTTTGTGAAGATTCTAACAGCTTCTGATACAAGCACTCATGGTGGATTCTCAGTCCTTCGTAAACACGCCACTGAGTGTTTGCCTTCTCTTGTAaatatatgctttttttttttatccttccATTTTCCAGATTTTGGCCTTTCTTAGCTGAATTTTAtctaattgattttgattttcattaCTTAGGATATGACACAACCTACACCAACTCAAGAACTTGTAGCTAGAGACCTTCACGGCTATGAATGGAGGTTTAAGCATATATTTCGAGGTAACAATCTATTTTAGAGAGTCTCTAATTAGAGTTTTTTAAGACTCTATttgagtatttttatttattttggtaggTCAACCGAGGAGGCATTTACTTACAACAGGTTGGAGTACATTTGTAACCTCAAAAAGACTTGTAGCTGGAGATGCATTTGTGTTCTTGAGGTATTCTACAAAGCTTGAGAGCCTTTTACTTTCAGGTTTTACTTCATAAGTAATCTTCTTATGTTGTTTTTAAGGGGTGAGACTGGGGATTTACGCGTTGGTGTGAGACGTTTAGCTAGGCAGCAAAGTACGATGCCTGCATCCGTTATTTCGAGTCAGAGTATGCGTTTGGGAGTTCTTGCTACAGCTTCTCATGCTGTTAATACAAAATCTATATTCATTGTGTTATATAAACCGAGGTGAAGTTCAATCTTTGCATCTTATATATAGGTTGCTAGTGAAAGGCTTCAAGGCTTAATATAGACTTTAATTTCTTCAGGATAAGCCAATTTATAATCAGTGTGAACAAGTATATGGTGGCGATGAAGAACGGGTTTGCTCTCGGTATGCGGTTTAGGATGAGATTTGAAGGAGAAGAGTCTCCTGAGAGAATGTATATTTCTGAATTCCTCTTTAGTCATTTGTTGATTTCTTCAGTTTTGacttgattgttgttgttgtctgaaATTTAGATTGGTTTATTCTTCAGATTTACAGGTACTATTATTGGTAGTGGAGATTTATCTTCTCAGTGGCCAGCTTCGAAATGGAGGTCATTACAGGTTAAGTGAATCTGAATCATTCTCTagagatgatataatatatcatatgattcttGTTGCATACTTTTTGTAAATCTTGaatctttttggttttcctGTATTTAGATCCAATGGGACGAGGCATCCTCTATTCAAAGACCAAACAAGGTTTCATCATGGGAGATCGAGCCTTTCTCACCACCCACGCTAACCTCTACGCCTACTCAACCACAGTCAAAGTCCAAACGGTCCAGACCCATTGATTCATCAATTTCAGGTACCTTCAAAAATAAACTTGAGGTACTTTTTGGAGTTGAGCAGGTCCAATGAGAAATtgctttttttagtttttttactgtttttttctcatttacTTTTGACAATGAAACTTCTTGTCCTGCATTGCAGAAATCACAGGGAGTCCTGTAGCTTCTACTTACTTGAGCAGCTTCTCGCAGAGCCACGAGTCTAATCCATCAGTCAAACTGTTGTTCCATGATCCAGCAACCGAGAGGAACTTGAACAAATCAGTGTTTTCAAGCGGATTAAAAGGCAAGACAACCGAGGCTCCGGTCACAAGTTGCTGTAGGCTGTTCGGATTCGATCTCACGAGcaagccttcttcttctgctccagTTCCTCCTGAAAAGCAAATAATAAGTGTGAATTCAAACAACTCTGATTCTACCACCAAGTGTCAAGATCCTAACTCGTCGAACTCAACAAAAGAGCAGAAGCAACAAACATCCACAAGAAGCCGAACCAAGGTAAAACAAACCATTACTCTTCActtcaaactcaaaaaaaagagacaaacttTGTTGTTTCTCAAAAAAAGTTCTTTGTAAAGGTGCAAATGCAAGGAACAGCGGTTGGACGCGCGGTTGATTTAACATTGTTAAGATCATACGACGAATTAATCAAAGAGTTAGAGAAAATGTTTGAGATTGAAGGAGAGCTTAGTCCTAAAGACAAATGGGCTGTTGTGTTTACAGACGATGAAGGGGACATGATGCTTGTAGGAGACGATCCGTGGGagtaagtctctctctctctctctctctctctctctctctctcttgtttgaagattgtgtttttttttacatactcTCTCTTAAATGTGCAGTGAGTTCTGTAAAATGGCAAAGAAGTTATTCATATATTCGAGTGATGAGGTCAAGAAAATGAGCTCAAAGTCTTTGTTGGATGATGAAGGTACAATCGTAAATCTTGAATCGGATCAGAGGACAGTTCACGTCTAGTGACGAAGTTCTTGATTTCTTTGGATCCTCACACCGAGTTGCGAAGTTATTAGGTGGTTTGTCTTGTGTTTGCTAAATTTGCTTTTGAAGTTAGGTGGGTTTGTTTATCGTTAACATAAATTaaagactatataatatataatatgaactATTACTATTATATTAAGAATATATCATATAAGGTTCTAGACGGCGTAAACACACACCACACACTGTGAATTGTCAAAACAgtgtttatgatgatgatgatgatgatgatgatgatggtaataaAACTcatgtctttgtttgcaaaattgCAACTTCTCGCCTTAGGAAATGAAGAGGTTCTGAGTTCAGTTATCATATTTAGCAGTAGACAATTGTGAATTTAGTTTATAGTTTGAAACACTCATGCATATAATACGTAACAACTTTTATTTAGAGATAAGGCAAATCATAGGGACATGACCCTAGAGGATACAATactcacacatatatatattttgggggcgggttcaatttatttatttcatcttCTATAAACTCTAGGTATCAAAGAGATGAACCCTCCTTCGATTATGGCATGGATTGATTTGACGGGCCGGTGCCATTATTTTGACGCACTGGGATGGGATAATCGCCACCATCACCAACACGGCAATGATAAGCTACTACATTAACATAATGCGCAAGGAGTTTGACTGCTTCAAGGTCTCTGAGCTCAAGGCCACTCTTTTCGTACTCCGTAGTGATGTCTATGAGGCAATTCAAGCCACTGGGCTCGCCGTCAATAACTTTTGTAGTTGCTGCAATAAACTTATAGCCTGCAACGAATTTAGGTTTAACGAACCGTTGCTTCATGGTTTTCGTCTGGTGATCCACTGACTCAATTTCCATTAGAGTCCACTGATTACATGGGGGAAGGTCTAgccaacaaaaacaatgaatatattagagttATGAACAAGTACAACaacatatatgaaattataagaGTATGagagttatataatatataccttTAAGTTTTCTATTACAAATGGCAGTCGAATGGCGGACAAAACGGTCCCAGAATCGTTCTTGCGGGACGGAAAGCTTATACTGCATCTCACAAACTCGTCTCTGTGACATTTCTCTAGCTACTTACTTATCCTTGATGATGTTTGCCTTTAGTTTTGTGAGCTCTATCAATGTAGCATGCCATGTTTATATAACCCAATggttatgaagaaaaaatattgcattattattattattatttttgagaaattaccccaattaattatattttcccaCTTAACTTTTAATCATATATGTATGTCATTCCAATGGTTTATTTGCATTCTCTGCTTCACCTATTTAAGGCAATACTAGAATATAAGAATATGACGTGAGCGGACCAAATTCATCAGAAACTTGGACGgaccaaaattaattaacatggctaatttttcttaatcaacTTATTTTCTTagcaataaaatttatatatatttcccaaAACTGATGAATAGTATATATTGGGGaaagcaaaaatcaaatttttaatataaatttatgggCAATTTTTGACCGACCAAATTCATCGGTAATTTGAACGgaccaaaattaattaacatggctaatttttcttaatcaacTTATTTCGTTAgcaataaaattaattaaaaggcTAATTTTCCTCATAAGATTCTGTGTAGGCCTAATAAGATTAAATAACGTGGTACTAGGCCCAATTGTTTGAGCccataagattatatatattttccatgtCCTCAATCTTTTTACATTTCACAAATGTCGCTTCTAATTTATAATCAGTTGACtaattaaccccaaaaaaaaacctgcaaaagaaaacaaaaggtgtcaatccagtatagaatattatataatgtaCGTGTTTGCAATCGGTGTCGGTGACTCGGTGGGAAATGTGTTTTAATAACTCTCTACTGGAGGTGAATCTATTTTCATTGATTCATCGATTGTGGAGATTCACTCTCAAGTTCAGAGAAGGAATCTGATCATGGTCTCACCTCTCCTATTGAAGATATTCAGGTCTCTATTTCTAACTTGGGAGAACCTAGCCTTAGTTTGTGCAGTGAACCGTTGAGAATGTTTTTGAGGCATGGCCATGTGAAATTGTGTGGGGAAATCAGGAACAGAAACTATGCACACAAGGTGTTTGATGGATTGTTCCTTAGAAGCCCATAGACTTCagcgaaagaagaagaaactgagttTGTCTCTCAAGTCATGgaaattttttaagtttaaaaacatGACTGACTATGTCAAGCAATAGATCACAAATGGATCATAACATTGGTTTTagtgagaaagaagagaacattTCAGAACCTGAGAGTGGACAAACAAAGCTCACATGTCAAGATCACATGGAGGCATGAAGCACATGTTCTTGTGTGAAAGGGAATCCGAGGACAGTTTCCAAAATATTTCTATTAGAGACATATTGTTGTGGATACAATGCTCCAAGCTTTGTTCTCAACGGGGGAAGTAATGAGGATCAAGCTGCTGCCTTTCTCCATGAGTTTCAATCTGCATCATCTATATTGTGTTTCGCCTTGTCGATAGATACAACACGTCAGCTGCAGAATGTCAATTCTGTAATTTGCATAATCCAATGGCCACGACATTGTCTTGTCCATGTGACAAACAAAGTTGATTCTCATGGGTGGTATCGTTGGAGAAGCAAAGTTGAGACATTGCAGAGAATTTCACAACTCATAAGGTGGGTCTTGGTGCATTTTCATTCCAGCGAAAGGGGTCAGTTTCTTGGGATTCAATATTAGACCTTTAGTTGTTGGAGCTCATGGTTCCCACTAGTAGTGATCAGACGTGGAAGTATTCTAAGTTTTGGAGATTCTAGTTTAAATGTGGAGTAGTAGCAAGAGAGAAAATCACCAGCAATGGGATATTTAAACAGAGGGGATAAAGAATTCTTGTGTGAAGTGATGATAAACCAGGATTTAAGAAGAATACATCAGTTTCGGTGTGGAGATGTGATGTTAAACTTGAAGAACAACTACACTTGGGTTTCAGATTTGTGGAGGAGCAAGTTGTGCAAAAATTGGTGGTTTAAATTGAAAGATATCTGCAGGAATAGAGCTCTGGTTTCACAAGGAAGTAAGCAAAAGGAGGTTACGGTGGAGTTTCAGTTTTTGCATAACACACACCCTGCAGTTTCTCCAATCTGCAGAAGTCACAAAGAAAACATGTTGTTTTTGATACATGTATCAAGCTTGTTCTCAACGAGGGAAGTAATGAGGAGACTGACACATGTTTGGGGAATGGGACGTTGAGGTTTCACCAATCACATGACTTTTACTCATCACATTTGTGTAACACTATCAGCGGGACAGTCCTCTTCTGGTCCTTGTACCTCGTTTGCTCGAGGTACGACTGGTCTTTGTGCGCTCCATAACAGTCGGGTTCAGGATAACCGGGTCCATGGAGGAATGACTGTAACTTCCAAGAGCCAAGAACCGAGAGAGTAAGCAGCAGCGAAACAGAGAACGAGGAGGAGTTCAGCGGTTCACAAGAACATGAACATCG
The sequence above is drawn from the Camelina sativa cultivar DH55 chromosome 4, Cs, whole genome shotgun sequence genome and encodes:
- the LOC104783231 gene encoding auxin response factor 11; translation: MANVVVDADFRRSGSNEDDQLYTELWKACAGPLVEVPRYGERVFYFPQGHMEQLVASTNQGVVDQEIPVFDLPPKILCRVLSVVLKAEHETDEVYAQITLHPEEDQSEPTSLDPPVVEPAKPKVDSFVKILTASDTSTHGGFSVLRKHATECLPSLDMTQPTPTQELVARDLHGYEWRFKHIFRGQPRRHLLTTGWSTFVTSKRLVAGDAFVFLRGETGDLRVGVRRLARQQSTMPASVISSQSMRLGVLATASHAVNTKSIFIVLYKPRISQFIISVNKYMVAMKNGFALGMRFRMRFEGEESPERIFTGTIIGSGDLSSQWPASKWRSLQIQWDEASSIQRPNKVSSWEIEPFSPPTLTSTPTQPQSKSKRSRPIDSSISEITGSPVASTYLSSFSQSHESNPSVKLLFHDPATERNLNKSVFSSGLKGKTTEAPVTSCCRLFGFDLTSKPSSSAPVPPEKQIISVNSNNSDSTTKCQDPNSSNSTKEQKQQTSTRSRTKVQMQGTAVGRAVDLTLLRSYDELIKELEKMFEIEGELSPKDKWAVVFTDDEGDMMLVGDDPWDEFCKMAKKLFIYSSDEVKKMSSKSLLDDEGTIVNLESDQRTVHV
- the LOC104783233 gene encoding uncharacterized protein LOC104783233, producing MSQRRVCEMQYKLSVPQERFWDRFVRHSTAICNRKLKDLPPCNQWTLMEIESVDHQTKTMKQRFVKPKFVAGYKFIAATTKVIDGEPSGLNCLIDITTEYEKSGLELRDLEAVKLLAHYVNVVAYHCRVGDGGDYPIPVRQNNGTGPSNQSMP